The Psychrobacillus sp. FSL K6-4046 DNA window CCATTTGGATATTTGATACCGACTTGGAGGAATTTTTAAATATATCACCGTTCGTAGAAATATATCACCGGTTGATGAAATCTATATCCCTGAGAGAGTTGTGTCTATCCCTGTGTCAGACACAATTCATTTTAATAAAGTAGCCAAGGAGAAACCTGGCTATTAATACTAGTAATCTAGGGATTTTATCTTTAATACATGGTAAGCATCGACCTGAGTCTATAAACTTTGTTATGATAAAAAGAAAAAGGTGTGATTTCGATGACGGTAGGTCGCAATGATCCTTGCCCGTGTGGGAGCGGGAAAAAGTATAAGAAATGCCACGGCGCGAAGGATGTAGTGTCGATTGAAAAAGTGGTGGAGGATGAATTACGGCAAATAGTAGAATCCTATTACGCCGAGTATCCACAACAAAAAGATATGTTCGAGTTAAATATGATGATGAACACATGGGCTTCCAGGTTAAGAGGTATTTGGGATGAGGAGCAAATCGAGCTACTTGCATTAGACTATTATTTATTAATAAAGAAAGAAGAACAATGGAAAAGCTATATAGAGAAACAAATGAAAAAGTCATCGAGAGCATCTGTCACGGAAGTACTGAAAGAGTGGACAAGTCCTATTATACTTATTGGGAAAGTGACGAACGTTAAAGATGAAATGGTACTGGTGCAGGATATGGTCAGTGGAATTGTTCATGAAATGGAAAGATTAAAGGGAATAGATCTTGACATGATGTCATATATCATGGGGGTAGTATTTCCTGACCATCGAAAAGGCTCTAACGGAATAAGTGTTGCTACTGGCGTTCTTATTATTCAAGATATGCTTGATGGAGAAATGAAAAGAATTAGGGAACTTGCTAAAAAGAGTAAGCTAAAACCTCAAGAATTTCTTAAAGAACAACTTTTGGAATGCTTTGAGATTCTACATGAAGGTGAGGACGTTGAGCCTGAGATTTCACCTGCACATCTAGAAATACTAGAAATATTAGAAGAATTTTTAGAGGAAAATGAACTGACTGATGAGTTGCTTACACCTCTTTTGGCTGCATACTTAATGGCTTATTCCCCGAATCCAAGAAAAAAAGAAGCTGTTGTTGCGGGGGCTATACGTTTTGCGAATGAGTATCTTAGCTTTAATGTTGATTGGACGAACAAAGATATTGCTGAAATGTTTGATGTCTCCCCTTCTACTGTCAAAAAGTACTTTGAAGAAATAGAGGAATTCTATTTTACTGTTGGGGAAGAGTTGGAAGAAGAAACGAGCGTAAGTCAAAGATCGGGGAATTTTGGATTTGAGGTAGGAACATATCCTCGTCTGTCTGAATATCGAAACTGGGAGTTACTGATGCACATGAATAGTGTTGAAATTGAAAGTGAAGAAGAGATGCAAGGATTAGTATCTCAATTGATGAATAAACCTTATAAACCTAAAAATAATTTGGAAAAGGCTCAATTAAACGCATATGAAGGTTATTTTGCAGAAACAGAGCAGCTTCGAAATAATTATTGGAAGATTGCTAAATTATCAGATGCGAACAATCCAGATGTCCTACTGCACCAGGCCGAATTAGCAAAAACTGAAAAAGTTGCA harbors:
- a CDS encoding SEC-C metal-binding domain-containing protein — its product is MTVGRNDPCPCGSGKKYKKCHGAKDVVSIEKVVEDELRQIVESYYAEYPQQKDMFELNMMMNTWASRLRGIWDEEQIELLALDYYLLIKKEEQWKSYIEKQMKKSSRASVTEVLKEWTSPIILIGKVTNVKDEMVLVQDMVSGIVHEMERLKGIDLDMMSYIMGVVFPDHRKGSNGISVATGVLIIQDMLDGEMKRIRELAKKSKLKPQEFLKEQLLECFEILHEGEDVEPEISPAHLEILEILEEFLEENELTDELLTPLLAAYLMAYSPNPRKKEAVVAGAIRFANEYLSFNVDWTNKDIAEMFDVSPSTVKKYFEEIEEFYFTVGEELEEETSVSQRSGNFGFEVGTYPRLSEYRNWELLMHMNSVEIESEEEMQGLVSQLMNKPYKPKNNLEKAQLNAYEGYFAETEQLRNNYWKIAKLSDANNPDVLLHQAELAKTEKVARDFYKKAIKEAYKQFDSSFDVAWGYVPNRPYLRALFAYGVWEFELGNFEAALDQFLQVMELNPNDNQGARYLLVSTMLHLGSPEEAEAVLAMYPDPDDATYEFLSFQTKKMLRKSQGKPLSEKELEPIMEKLAKLNPLALYLLAMDQIPPKPYPKSAVITAKSEEEAQIIHTLMEGFDMREL